Proteins encoded in a region of the Acidobacteriota bacterium genome:
- a CDS encoding Rieske 2Fe-2S domain-containing protein, with protein sequence MISEVRAVTIVTADLERARRLYAGLLGMREVAAYRLEGDEGAAVARRWALPSDTPLAIACLEQPGARSGAVRLVRFESGNPPAITDGARTYDHGYVKNLDFFTDDVPGAYERFVAAGERFLAPPVTYPLSWGSRVTATEAHLPTPDGVKVSLAGMSRVPRRAFGESSRDAAFTEVAAATQIVSDYDAAVRFYARVFDCVPAAETVVDDAGLVAALGLPPETRLRMSFIGPPAAVGGKVGLVAYEGPRVADSRSLSAHAAPSARGVRVMTFETDDVDRRHALALLNGAAEIAPPADGLVPPLGRVRTSSFRSPDGAVLEIYDPSPAAAFVPVLDAGDVTEGRLTVVARPEVGRVALTRIAGAVVALEDRCPHLGAPLSAGTVTGRRVVCPWHGWVIDLATAKVEGGEGVAARPCAARVIGGQVCLRKRDSA encoded by the coding sequence ATGATTTCAGAAGTCCGCGCCGTCACCATCGTCACTGCAGACCTCGAGCGCGCCCGCCGGCTCTACGCCGGGCTGCTCGGGATGCGCGAGGTCGCCGCCTACCGGCTGGAGGGAGATGAGGGCGCCGCGGTCGCGCGCCGTTGGGCGCTTCCCTCGGATACGCCGCTGGCGATCGCGTGCCTGGAACAGCCCGGCGCGCGATCCGGCGCCGTGCGGCTGGTCCGGTTCGAGTCGGGGAACCCTCCGGCGATCACCGATGGCGCGAGGACGTACGACCACGGGTACGTGAAGAACCTCGACTTCTTCACCGACGACGTGCCGGGCGCCTACGAGCGGTTCGTCGCCGCGGGCGAACGGTTTCTCGCTCCGCCGGTCACCTACCCATTGTCGTGGGGCAGCCGCGTGACAGCCACAGAGGCGCACCTGCCGACGCCCGATGGCGTGAAAGTCAGCCTCGCCGGCATGAGCCGCGTTCCGCGGCGCGCCTTCGGCGAATCATCGCGCGACGCGGCGTTCACGGAAGTCGCGGCGGCGACCCAGATCGTCTCCGACTACGACGCCGCGGTCCGGTTCTACGCGAGAGTCTTCGATTGTGTGCCGGCGGCCGAAACGGTGGTCGATGACGCCGGGCTCGTCGCGGCGCTCGGCCTCCCGCCGGAGACCCGCCTCCGCATGTCGTTCATCGGCCCGCCGGCGGCGGTCGGAGGCAAGGTCGGGCTCGTCGCGTACGAGGGGCCTCGCGTCGCCGACTCGCGATCCCTTTCCGCCCACGCCGCGCCGTCGGCGCGCGGCGTGCGCGTGATGACGTTCGAAACCGACGATGTCGACCGGCGCCACGCGCTGGCGCTGCTCAACGGCGCGGCCGAGATCGCGCCGCCCGCCGACGGGCTGGTGCCTCCCCTCGGTCGCGTGAGGACCTCGTCGTTTCGATCGCCGGACGGCGCGGTCCTCGAGATTTACGACCCGTCACCCGCCGCGGCGTTCGTGCCCGTGCTCGACGCGGGCGACGTGACGGAAGGGCGCCTCACGGTGGTGGCGCGACCCGAGGTCGGGCGCGTGGCGCTGACGCGGATCGCCGGCGCGGTGGTGGCGCTGGAAGATCGCTGCCCGCACCTGGGCGCGCCGCTGTCGGCCGGCACCGTGACGGGGCGGAGGGTGGTGTGCCCCTGGCACGGGTGGGTGATCGATCTGGCGACCGCGAAGGTCGAAGGGGGCGAGGGGGTGGCTGCGCGCCCGTGCGCGGCGCGCGTCATAGGCGGGCAGGTCTGCCTCCGGAAGCGCGATTCCGCTTGA
- a CDS encoding alcohol dehydrogenase catalytic domain-containing protein produces MSRGSFPAPGRAARAIRITAPGRVEIADIPVREPGPGEVRVALGAGGICGTDLHVYRGAAGVLPIVPGHDVAGVIESVGAGVESPQPGTRVTIDPAACCARAAVPGALCGACARGDTHLCAAATYMGMTAPGAFAEAVVVPARRAIPLPDSVSDATATVLEPVAVGLHLREQIADRPGAALVIGGGPIGIVAACLLARDGRRVALVEPLERRRIAARRCGVTDVRTPEETGADPWCVIVETSGHPSAAALIERTVRPGGTVVLVGGAVEVSAVTILTREIEVRAAKGGRGLYPEAIAAVAAGEVDPGPLITHHAPAGCAAEAFALISTSPDRVVRAVLDLSDWRGDAHILDTKGSR; encoded by the coding sequence ATGTCAAGAGGTTCGTTCCCGGCCCCCGGCCGCGCCGCGCGCGCGATCCGGATCACGGCGCCCGGCCGCGTGGAGATCGCGGACATCCCGGTGAGGGAGCCCGGGCCCGGAGAGGTGCGCGTCGCGCTCGGCGCCGGCGGCATCTGCGGAACGGACCTGCACGTGTACCGCGGCGCGGCGGGCGTGCTGCCGATCGTGCCGGGACACGACGTGGCCGGCGTCATCGAGTCGGTGGGAGCGGGTGTCGAAAGCCCGCAGCCGGGGACGCGCGTCACGATCGACCCCGCCGCGTGCTGCGCCCGCGCGGCCGTGCCCGGCGCGCTCTGCGGCGCCTGCGCGCGCGGCGACACCCACCTGTGCGCCGCGGCCACCTACATGGGCATGACCGCGCCCGGCGCGTTCGCCGAGGCGGTGGTGGTGCCGGCGCGGCGCGCCATCCCGCTGCCGGATTCGGTGAGCGATGCGACGGCCACCGTGCTGGAGCCGGTCGCGGTGGGGCTGCATCTCCGCGAGCAGATCGCGGACCGCCCCGGCGCGGCGCTCGTCATCGGTGGCGGACCCATCGGCATCGTGGCCGCGTGCCTGCTCGCGCGCGACGGCCGCCGCGTCGCGCTCGTCGAGCCGCTCGAGCGCCGGCGGATCGCGGCGCGGCGCTGCGGCGTCACCGACGTGCGGACCCCCGAGGAGACCGGCGCCGATCCGTGGTGCGTCATCGTCGAGACCTCCGGCCATCCTTCCGCCGCCGCGCTCATCGAACGGACGGTGCGGCCGGGAGGAACGGTCGTCCTCGTCGGCGGGGCGGTCGAGGTGTCCGCCGTCACCATCCTCACGCGCGAGATCGAGGTGCGCGCGGCGAAGGGGGGCCGCGGCTTGTACCCCGAAGCAATCGCCGCGGTGGCCGCCGGCGAGGTCGATCCCGGCCCGCTCATCACGCATCACGCTCCCGCCGGGTGTGCCGCCGAGGCGTTCGCGTTGATCTCCACCTCTCCCGACCGGGTCGTCCGCGCGGTGCTGGACCTCAGCGACTGGCGCGGCGACGCACACATTCTCGACACGAAGGGGAGCCGATGA